In Mobula hypostoma chromosome 13, sMobHyp1.1, whole genome shotgun sequence, the following are encoded in one genomic region:
- the LOC134355760 gene encoding transmembrane emp24 domain-containing protein 3-like produces the protein MNVGFNPDRAVLKIQRFQQASRHDPSPGSSSLRCHVRLRRAMRRAEPVRTRNNSQVCGLGASRRPELSPASAMITLIFLLLPLPPLALASLSKFAFVLAGGDVQCFFEEIEKDTEYHFVFQVIAGGHYDVDCFIEDPKGQLVYRKHKIHQEKLKEKAEMSGVYKFCFGNQFSSFTQKKIIFLLKIGKMSPVVSDDSKKPTALTQLESSCTTIYYSLRHVIDLQSLQRLQALIDWLHAGSINTQVLYWAVSQTVSLLLVTIGQVIVLKRFFTEKRASVCAAGTRT, from the exons ATGAACGTGGGATTTAATCCTGATCGCGCCGTGCTGAAAATCCAGCGGTTTCAACAAGCCTCCAGGCACGATCCCTCTCCCGGTAGCTCCAGTCTTCGGTGCCACGTCAGGCTGAGGCGGGCGATGCGGAGGGCGGAGCCGGTCCGGACGCGCAACAATTCCCAGGTCTGTGGACTGGGAGCCTCGAGGCGACCTGAACTTTCTCCCGCCTCGGCGATGATCACGCTTATCTTTCTCCTCCTGCCGCTGCCGCCCTTGGCTTTGGCCAGTTTGTCGAAGTTCGCGTTCGTGCTGGCCGGCGGAGATGTCCAATGTTTCTTCGAAGAGATCGAAAAGGACACCGAGTATCATTTCGTGTTCCAG GTGATTGCGGGTGGACACTATGATGTAGACTGCTTCATTGAAGACCCCAAAGGGCAACTGGTCTACAGAAAACACAAGATACACCAAGAAAAACTCAAAGAAAAGGCAGAGATGTCAGGCGTCTACAAGTTCTGCTTTGGCAACCAGTTCTCCAGCTTCACCCAGAAGAAGATTATTTTCCTCCTTAAGATAGGCAAGATGTCTCCAGTTGTCTCTGATGACTCCAAAAAACCTACCGCTCTTACCCAG CTGGAGTCTTCCTGTACCACAATCTATTATTCTCTGAGGCACGTGATTGACCTGCAGTCACTACAACGCTTGCAGGCACTGATCGACTGGCTGCATGCAGGAAGTATCAACACCCAAGTCCTGTACTGGGCAGTGAGCCAGACCGTCAGCCTTCTCCTGGTTACCATTGGACAGGTGATTGTCCTGAAGAGGTTCTTCACTGAGAAAAGGGCGAGTGTGTGCGCAGCTGGTACTAGAACCTAG